A single region of the Streptomyces sp. NBC_00236 genome encodes:
- a CDS encoding SURF1 family protein → MYRFLLTPRWWGINLFVVLAIPFCVFMGTWQLGRFEDRVQTHEAAEKQPAPGSMAAEPLDELLPVDTVTSGRPATASGRYADQFLVPGRKLGDRSGFYVLDMLRTDSGKALPVVRGWLPGEAGRTPVPAAPTGRVTVTGDLQASENTGTDGVDAKGGLPDGQVGMISAASLVNLVQYDVYDAWVTLQDTGARTGASGTDASGTADAALIDAPGKGGAELRPVPAAAPEGSGLDLKAFQNLGYTGEWFVFAAFVVFMWFRLLRREAEAARDLKLGLVADEETRAS, encoded by the coding sequence ACCGGTTCCTGCTGACCCCGCGATGGTGGGGGATCAACCTCTTCGTCGTGCTGGCCATCCCGTTCTGCGTGTTCATGGGCACCTGGCAGCTCGGCCGCTTCGAGGACCGCGTGCAGACGCACGAGGCCGCCGAGAAGCAGCCCGCGCCCGGCTCGATGGCCGCCGAGCCGCTCGACGAGCTGCTGCCCGTCGACACGGTGACCTCCGGCCGTCCCGCGACCGCCAGCGGCCGGTACGCCGATCAGTTCCTGGTGCCCGGCCGGAAGCTGGGCGACCGCAGTGGCTTCTACGTGCTGGACATGCTGCGCACCGACAGCGGCAAGGCCCTGCCGGTGGTACGCGGCTGGCTGCCCGGGGAGGCCGGGCGGACCCCGGTGCCGGCCGCACCAACCGGCCGGGTCACCGTGACCGGCGACCTCCAGGCCTCGGAGAACACGGGGACGGACGGCGTCGACGCGAAGGGCGGCCTTCCCGACGGCCAGGTCGGCATGATCAGCGCCGCGTCCCTGGTCAACCTCGTGCAGTACGACGTCTACGACGCCTGGGTGACCCTCCAGGACACCGGCGCCCGCACGGGTGCGTCCGGGACCGACGCGTCCGGGACCGCCGATGCCGCCCTGATCGACGCGCCGGGAAAGGGCGGAGCCGAGCTTCGTCCCGTGCCGGCCGCCGCGCCGGAGGGCAGCGGGCTCGACCTGAAGGCGTTCCAGAACCTCGGCTACACGGGTGAGTGGTTCGTCTTCGCCGCGTTCGTCGTCTTCATGTGGTTCCGGCTGCTCCGGCGCGAGGCCGAAGCAGCCCGGGACCTGAAACTCGGTCTCGTCGCCGACGAGGAGACCCGGGCGAGCTGA
- a CDS encoding SigE family RNA polymerase sigma factor, which yields MPVIAPMPATRAAGLPSQREGAEESVAAGTTVDHLTETYRAHYRSLLGLAALLLDDTASCEDVVQEAFIRVHSARNRVREPEKTLAYLRQTVVNLSRSALRRRILGLKLLSKPMPDMASAEEGAYDQLERDALIKAMRGLQRRQREVLVLRYFADMTEAQVAETLGISLGSVKAYGSRGIAALRVVMEAQA from the coding sequence ATGCCGGTGATCGCGCCCATGCCCGCAACGCGCGCCGCGGGGCTGCCGTCGCAACGCGAGGGCGCTGAGGAGAGCGTGGCAGCCGGAACCACCGTCGACCATCTCACCGAGACCTACCGCGCCCACTACCGTTCGCTGCTCGGCCTCGCCGCCCTGCTGCTGGACGACACGGCGTCCTGTGAGGACGTCGTGCAGGAAGCGTTCATCCGCGTTCATTCGGCGCGCAACCGGGTACGCGAGCCCGAGAAGACGCTTGCGTACCTGCGCCAGACCGTCGTCAACCTCTCCCGCTCCGCGCTGCGCCGGCGCATCCTCGGGCTGAAGCTGCTCTCCAAGCCCATGCCGGACATGGCGAGCGCGGAGGAGGGGGCGTACGACCAGCTGGAGCGGGACGCGCTGATCAAGGCGATGCGGGGGCTGCAACGGCGCCAGCGGGAGGTGCTGGTGCTGCGCTACTTCGCGGACATGACCGAGGCGCAGGTCGCCGAGACGCTGGGGATATCCCTGGGCTCGGTGAAGGCGTACGGTTCCCGCGGCATCGCGGCGCTGCGCGTGGTGATGGAGGCGCAGGCATGA
- a CDS encoding aspartate-semialdehyde dehydrogenase gives MTARRPSLAVVGATGAIGGVMLQILSEHADVWGEVKLIASPSLVGRKLVVRGEETEVLGLTEDVFDDVDVALFLVPDEVSARWAPLAASKGTVVIDDSAAFRMDGEVPLVVPEINPHAVRIRPRGIVASPNCTTLSLIVAVGALHAEFGLRELVVSSYQAVSGAGRDGVAVLREQLSMVAGTELGTKPGDVRRVVGDTDGGPFAAPVALNVVPWAGTDAGDGWSSEELAIRDECRKILDLPSLKVSATCVYVPVIATHSMSVHVRFENEVAVDRAHEILATAPGVVLYDNPGAGDFPTPSDVVGTDPTWVGRVRRSLDDPRALELFLCGDNLRKGAALNVAQIAEAVAAEFPRS, from the coding sequence ATGACCGCACGCCGCCCTTCGCTCGCGGTCGTCGGCGCGACCGGGGCGATCGGCGGCGTCATGCTCCAGATCCTCTCGGAACACGCGGATGTCTGGGGCGAGGTGAAACTGATCGCCTCACCGAGTCTCGTCGGCCGCAAGCTGGTCGTGCGCGGTGAGGAGACCGAGGTCCTCGGACTCACCGAGGACGTCTTCGACGACGTCGACGTGGCGCTCTTCCTGGTGCCCGACGAGGTGTCCGCACGCTGGGCGCCGCTCGCCGCGTCCAAGGGCACGGTCGTCATCGACGACTCCGCGGCCTTCCGGATGGACGGCGAGGTCCCGCTGGTCGTGCCCGAGATCAACCCCCATGCCGTACGGATCAGGCCGCGCGGCATCGTCGCGAGCCCGAACTGCACGACGCTGTCGCTGATCGTCGCGGTCGGCGCCCTGCACGCCGAGTTCGGGCTGCGGGAACTGGTCGTCTCGTCCTACCAGGCCGTGAGCGGAGCCGGGCGCGACGGCGTCGCGGTCCTGCGCGAACAGCTGTCGATGGTGGCCGGCACCGAACTCGGTACGAAGCCGGGCGACGTGCGCCGCGTCGTGGGCGACACGGACGGCGGCCCGTTCGCCGCACCGGTGGCCCTCAACGTCGTGCCGTGGGCCGGTACGGACGCGGGCGACGGCTGGTCGTCCGAGGAACTGGCGATCCGCGACGAGTGCCGCAAGATCCTCGATCTGCCCTCCCTGAAGGTCTCGGCGACCTGTGTGTACGTGCCGGTGATCGCCACGCACTCGATGTCCGTGCACGTCCGCTTCGAGAACGAGGTCGCGGTCGACCGGGCCCACGAGATCCTGGCCACCGCGCCGGGCGTGGTGCTCTACGACAACCCCGGAGCCGGTGACTTCCCCACCCCGTCCGATGTGGTGGGCACCGATCCCACCTGGGTCGGCCGGGTCCGCCGCTCGCTGGACGATCCCCGGGCGCTGGAACTCTTCCTCTGCGGTGACAACCTCCGTAAGGGGGCGGCGCTGAACGTGGCGCAGATCGCCGAAGCGGTCGCTGCGGAATTTCCCCGGTCCTGA
- a CDS encoding aspartate kinase produces MGLVVQKYGGSSVADAEGIKRVAKRVVDAKKNGNQVVVVVSAMGDTTDELIDLAEQVSPMPAGREFDMLLTAGERISMALLAMAIKNLGHEAQSFTGSQAGVITDSVHNKARIIDVTPGRIRTSIDEGNIAIVAGFQGVSQEGKNITTLGRGGSDTTAVALAAALDAEVCEIYTDVDGVFTADPRVVKKARKIDWISFEDMLELAASGSKVLLHRCVEYARRYNIPIHVRSSFSGLRGTWVSNEPQGDQQVEHAIISGVAHDVSEAKVTVVGVPDKPGEAAAIFRAIADAEINMDMVVQNVSAASTGLTDITFTLPKAEGRKAIDALERNRAGIGFESLRYDDQIAKISLVGAGMKTNPGVTAGFFEALSDVGVNIELISTSEIRISVVTRADDVNEAVRAVHTAFGLDSDSDEAVVYGGTGR; encoded by the coding sequence GTGGGCCTTGTCGTGCAGAAGTACGGAGGCTCCTCCGTAGCCGATGCCGAGGGCATCAAGCGGGTCGCCAAGCGAGTCGTCGACGCCAAGAAGAACGGCAACCAGGTGGTTGTCGTGGTGTCCGCGATGGGTGACACGACGGACGAGTTGATCGATCTCGCCGAGCAGGTATCTCCGATGCCGGCCGGGCGTGAGTTCGACATGCTGCTGACCGCCGGGGAGCGGATCTCCATGGCCCTGCTGGCCATGGCGATCAAAAACCTGGGCCACGAGGCCCAGTCCTTCACGGGCAGCCAGGCCGGTGTCATCACCGACTCGGTCCACAACAAAGCGCGCATCATCGATGTCACGCCCGGCCGCATCCGGACCTCGATCGACGAGGGCAACATCGCCATCGTCGCAGGGTTCCAGGGCGTCAGCCAGGAGGGCAAGAACATCACGACCCTCGGCCGCGGCGGGTCGGACACCACCGCGGTGGCGCTCGCGGCGGCGCTGGACGCCGAGGTCTGTGAGATCTACACCGATGTGGACGGTGTCTTCACCGCCGACCCGCGGGTCGTGAAGAAGGCCCGGAAGATCGACTGGATCTCCTTCGAGGACATGCTGGAACTGGCCGCGTCCGGTTCCAAGGTGCTGCTGCACCGCTGTGTGGAGTACGCACGCCGCTACAACATTCCGATCCACGTCCGCTCGTCCTTCTCGGGACTGCGCGGAACCTGGGTCAGCAACGAGCCGCAAGGGGACCAGCAGGTGGAGCACGCCATCATCTCCGGAGTCGCCCACGACGTCTCCGAGGCCAAGGTCACGGTCGTCGGCGTGCCCGACAAGCCGGGCGAGGCAGCGGCGATCTTCCGCGCGATCGCGGACGCCGAGATCAACATGGACATGGTGGTGCAGAACGTCTCCGCCGCGTCGACCGGTCTGACCGACATCACCTTCACGCTCCCCAAGGCGGAGGGCCGCAAGGCCATCGACGCCCTGGAGCGCAACCGGGCCGGCATCGGCTTCGAGTCGCTGCGCTACGACGACCAGATCGCCAAGATCTCCCTGGTCGGCGCGGGTATGAAGACCAACCCGGGGGTCACCGCGGGCTTCTTCGAGGCGCTGTCCGATGTCGGCGTGAACATCGAGCTGATCTCGACTTCCGAGATCCGCATCTCGGTGGTCACCCGCGCCGACGACGTCAACGAGGCCGTGCGCGCCGTGCACACCGCCTTCGGTCTCGACAGCGACTCCGACGAGGCAGTCGTGTACGGGGGCACCGGCCGATGA